Sequence from the Sphingobium indicum B90A genome:
TCTCTTTCGATCAGGGCAATGGCTGAGGACGGCCCCCAGTTCCCCGAAGAATAGGGCGAAGGCTTCACGCCCGCCTCCTTCCACCCGTCGATGATCGAATCGATCCAGGTCCATTGCGCCTCCACCTCGTCCCGCCGCACGAACAGGGTGGCGTCGCCCGCCAGCAGGTCCAGGATCAGCCGTTCATAGGCGATCCGGCGGCGCTGCCCGGCGAAGGCGGCGGTCAGCGACACGTCCAGCGTCACCTCCTCCAGATGCACCTCGCGCTCCAGCCCCGGCCTTTTGCTCATGATCAGCAGGCGGATATATTCCTCCGGCTGCAAGCGGATGATCAGGGTGTTCGGCTCCAGCCCGGACCCGCCGTTGCGGCCGAAAATGGAATGGCGCACCGGCTTGAACTGGATCAATATCTCCGACTGGCGCGCGGGCAGCCGCTTGCCGGTCCGCAGATAGAAGGGCACGCCCTGCCAGCGCCAATTGTCGATATGGGCCTTCAGCGCCACGAAGGTTTCGGTTTCGGACGGCTTGCCCAGTTCGTCGGCATAGCCGGTGACGATCTGCCCGCCGACCGCGCCGGGCGTATACTGCCCGCGCACGCTATGGGTTTTCACCGTCTCCGCCGTCATCGGGCGCAGCGAACGCAACGCCTTCACCTTCTCGTCGCGCACAGACGTCGGGTCCATGCGGGCGGGCGGCTCCATGGCGATGATCGACAATATTTGCAGCACATGGTTCTGCACCATGTCGCGCAGCGCGCCGACCCCGTCATAATAGGAAACCCGGCCCTCCAGCCCCACCGTCTCTCCCACGGTGATCTGCACATGGTCGATGGCGGTGGCGTTCCACAGCGGTTCGAACATCACATTGCCGAAACGCAGCGCCAGCAGGTTCTGGACCGTTTCCTTGCCCAGATAATGGTCGACGCGGAAAATCTGCTCCTCCGCGAACAGGGCGCCGATGCCGTCATTCACTTCTTTGGAGGAGGCCAGATCCTTGCCGATCGGCTTTTCCATCGCGATTCGCGTCTTCGGCGTGATCAGCCCCGCCTCGGCCAGCCCCTGCGCGGTCGGCGCGAAGAGGGAAGGGGGCGTCGACAGATAGACGGACACGCCCTTGTCCAGCCGCCCGTCCAGCCGCTCGCCCAGCGCCTTGAACTGCGCGGCATTGCCCGCCTCCACCGGCTGATAGACGATGATGGCGCGCAGCCGCTCCGCAATCTCCGCATCATAACGGTCGGCCGCCAAAAATTTCCGCAGCGCCTTGTCGATGTCGGCGCGAAATTCTTCGTCGGTGAATTCCGACCGCCCCGACGCGATGATCAGGAAATCGTCCGGCAACAGCCCGTCGGCCAGCAGATTGTAGAGCGAAGGAAAGATCATCCTGTGCGCCAGGTCGCCGGTGGCGCCGAACAACAGGAACGTGGCAGACGGCTCGGTCAAAGGATACCCCTTTTCCGTTTGGTGTTTTCAGGTCTGCACGAAGCCGCCCTTATAGCCTGCGGCCCTCGTTACGCAAGCAGGCTATCGCCGCGACATTCATCTCGCAACCGCGAGAGGGCGGAAGCGTTGATTTTTGGCTGGACGCTGGCCGCCGATTTTGCCATTTGGCGCACGGCCATGACATGCGGGCGTGGTGAAACTGGTAGACGCGCCGGACTCAAAATCCGGTTCCGAAAGGAGTGTCGGTTCGATTCCGACCGCCCGCACCATCCCTTTCGATCATCCGCATCGAAGGGCCTGCCTGATGCGGCTTTCCATCCTTCCGCTTGACCGATTTCTGCCTTGATCGTGCCGGTCAATCGCTTGTCGCGCCCTGCTGCCCGAACCAAGGGATCATCCGGGCGATGGCATCCTCCACCCGGTCGGTGGAGACCGCGAAGCTGAAACGGATGTGCCGGTGCCCGTCGACCGGATCGAAATCGATTCCCGGCGCCGTGGCCACGCCGGTTTCGCGCAGCAGTTTGCGGCAAAAGGCCAGGCTGTCATCGGTCAGATGGCCGACATCCGCATAGATGTAGAAGGCGCCGTCGGGCGGCGCGATCTCCTTCAGTCCCAAGGCGGGCAGGGCGGCCAGCAGCAGTTCCCGGTTGCGCCGGTAGGTGGCGACATGCCCCTCCAGCTCATCGATGCAGTCGAACGCCTTCAACCCCGCATGCTGCGCCAGGGAAGGCGGCGTCAGGAACAGGTTGCCCATGCGCGCCCGCGCCGTTTCGATCAGGTCCGGCGGAAAGACCACCCAGCCCAGCCGCCAGCCGGCCATGGAAAAATATTTGGAAAAGCTGTTCACGACGACGGCGTCCGGCGCGAATTCCAGCATCGACCGCGCCGGCTCGCCATAGCTCAGCCCGTGATAGATCTCGTCCGACACGATCCGAATATTTCGCGTCCGGCAAACCTGCGCGATATGCGCCATTTCCTCTGCGGGAATGATGGTTCCCGTGGGATTGGCGGGGCTGGCGATGATCGCGCCATCGGGCGCCGGGTCCAGCGCCTCCAGCGCCGCCGCCCCGATCTGGTACCGCTCGGCCGGCCCGCAACCGATCTCCACCGGCTCCAGATAGAGCGCCTTCAACGTGTTGCGATAGGCGACATAGCCCGGCCGCGCCGTCGCCACCCGCGCTCCTGGCGCGAACAGGCCGCTCAGCGCCAGCACCAACCCCGGCGAAGCCCCGCAGGTGAGCAATATCTGCTCCGCCTCCACCGCCACGCCATAGCGTTCCCGATAATGCAGCGCGATCCGCTCCTTGAGCGCCGGGCTTTCCCAATAGCCCATCGGGTCGCGGTCCAGCACCGCATGGGCCTCCGCAATGGCGGCGGACGGGGCCCCGGTCGAAGGCTGGCCGAACTCCATATGCAGGATGGACCGCCCCTCCGCCTCCAGCCTGTGGGCTTCCCGGCTGATAGCGATGGCGTGAAAAGGATCGATATTGGCAACCATGCGCCGCCTCTTACCCGCCCCGCAACCTTGTCACAATTGCCGCGTTGGACGTGGGTGAACGAAACCATCCTCGACGCCCTGCAATATTATGGCGCCGCCGCCGCGACCGTCGCCGCCCTCATCGTCTCGCTGAACCTGGGCCGCCGCATCACCGGCTGGGCGTTCATACTGTTCGTGACTTCCTCGATAGCCCTGATCGCCTGGGGTTTCCTGTCCGAAGACAGCGAAGGCATCGGCTTTCAGAATATAGCCCTGCTCGGCATCAACCTGGTCGGCGTCTGGCGCTATCTCTTCTCAAAGCACAAGCCGCGCGACTGAACCTATTCCGAAATCCACACCTCCACCGACACCCCATGCTGGCAAAGCGCCACCCGGACCGGCAATTCCTCCACCGGTCCTCCCGCCAAAGCCCGGTCATAAACCGCCTTCTTCGCCGCCCCCCGATCTGCAAAAATATATGACGGCTCGCCAATATCGCCGCGGCGCTCATCGACATGCGCTGGTGCGGCGCGGCGGGCGGCGTCACCGCCAGCGTCAAGGCCCCGGTCGAAAGCCCCTCGGCCAGTTCCGCAGCCCCCGGAAACAGCGAAGCGGTATGCCCATCCTCCCCCATGCCCAGCAGCACGATGTCCAGCGGCCAGGGCAGGGCGGCAAAGGCCGCCTCGCATTCCGCCTGCCCGGCATAGGCGTCCACCGCCTTATTCTTCATCGGCACGAAGCGCGCCGCCGCCGCCTTCCCCTGCAACAAGGTCTCGCGCACCAGCCGCTCATTGCTGTCTGCATGGTCCGGCGCGACCCAACGCTCATCGACCAGCGTCACGATCACCTTGTCCCAATCCAGCGCCGCGCCCGCCAGAGCCTCCAGCACCGGCCTCGGCGACCGCCCGCCCGACAGGGCGATGGCCGCCACCCCCCGCTGCGCGATGGCGTCGCCCAATATCATGGCGATCCGCCGCGCCATGTCCGCCGCCGCCAGCGCCCCATCTACGAAAAGATGTTCGGTCGGCATGGCGTCACTCCCCCCGGATCTCCGTCAGCCTGCGCTCCCAGGCCAGGGCATGGGTCACGATCTGGTCCAGATCGGCATATTGCGGCTTCCACGGAAATTCGGCCATGATCGCCCGATTGTCGGAGATCAGCGCGTCCGGATCGCCCGCGCGCCGCCCCTCCATCCGCCGGTCGATCTTCAGGTTCGTCACCCGGTCCACGGCATCCAGCACCTCCAGCACCGAAAAACCGCGTCCATAGCCGCAATTGAGCAGGTAATTCTGCTCCGGCCGGGCCATCAGGGCCTCCAGCGCCAGCACATGCGCCGCCGCCAGATCGGTGACATGGATATAGTCGCGCACCCCGGTCCCGTCCGGCGTGTCGAAATCCGTCCCGAACACCGAAACATGGCTCCGCTTGCCCAGCGCCGCTTCCACCGCCACCTTGATCAGATGGGTCGCGCCCGCCGTCGACTGCCCGGTCCGCCCCGCCGGGTCGGCCCCGGCGACGTTGAAATAACGCAGCGCGCAGAAGTTCATCGCATGCGCCGCGCTGACGTCGCGCAGCATATATTCGGTCATCAGCTTCGACATGCCATAGGGATTGATCGGCCGCTGCGGCGTCGTTTCCCTGACCGGACTTTCCTCCGGAATCCCATAGGTCGCCGCCGTCGAGGAAAAGATGAAATGCGGCACGCCCACCGTCACGACGCTTTCGATCAGGTCGCGGGTCTTGGCGCTGTTGTTATGATAATATTTCAGCGGATTTTCGACCGATTCCGGCACCACGACCGATCCGGCGAAATGCATCACCGCCTTCACGCCATGGTCGCGCAAAGTCCGCTGCACCAGCGGCTGGTCGGAAATATCCCCCTGAACGAAGGCCACATCATCAGGCACCGCCCAGCGGAAACCCGTCACCAGATTGTCGATCACCACGACGCCATAACCCGCGTCGCGCAGCGCCAACACGGCATGGCTGCCAATATAGCCGGCCCCGCCCGTGACCAGAACCGTCGGCCGAGGGCCAGCAAAAGCGTCGCTCATAAACTGAAGGTCTCCCGATAGATCAGGGCCGCTGTTTTCCCTCAACCGTCATGCTGAACTCGTTTCAGCATCCATTGTGCCCCACGCTCCGGTCTTGCCGAAGGCGAAATGGATGCTGAAACGAGTTCAGCATGACGGAGAGAAAAGCTACAGCCCTTCGCCGATCAGGACTAGATCAGCTTGGCGACAATTCCCACCCCATTCATGCGGCGGCGCGGGACGAAACGGGCCGATAGAAGGTCGCGCCGCTGGCCGCCATCTCCCGCAACTGCGCGGTGGGGGCGAACCGCGCCCCATGCGCCGCCGCCAGCCGATCCAGCACCGCCACGACAGCGCCGATGCCGACCGTGTCCATATGGCTGAACGGCCCGCCGGTATAGGGCGCGAAGCCCCAGCCGAAGATTGCGCCGATGTCGCCGTCCTCCGGCGTCTCCAGCACGCCTTCTTCGAAACAGCGGGCGCATTCGATCAACTGGCGATAGAGCAGCCGCTCCTTCACCGCCTCCACGCCGGGCTGCACGGCGGCGGGCGGGAACATCTCCGCCAGGCCCGGCCACAGATGCTTCTTCCCGCCTTCGGGATAGTCATACCAGCCCTTGGCGCTCTTCCGGCCCAGCCGTCCCAGTCCGACCATCCGCTCCATCACCGCGTCGGACGGCTGCGCGACATAGGCGTCGCCCAGTTCCTTGCGCGCCGCGACGATGATCTTGTGGGCCAGCTCCAGCGAAACCTCGTCCCCCACGGCCAGCGGCCCCACGGGCATGCCCAGTTGCCGCCCGGCATTTTCGATCAGCGCCGGGTTGATCCCCTCCGCCACCATCTCCACGCCTTCCTGCACATAGGTGGCGAAGCAGCGCGAGGTGTAGAAGCCGCGCGCGTCATTGACGACGATGGGCGTCTTGCGGATCTGGCTGACGAAATCCAGCGCCTTGGCGATGGCGGCCGGGCCGGTTTCCTTGCCCAGGATGATCTCCACCAGCGGCATCTTCTCGACCGGAGAGAAGAAATGGACGCCGATGAAATTCTCCGGCTTCGACCATGCCCTGGCCAGCTTGGTGATCGGCAAAGTGGAGGTGTTGGACCCGAAGATGACGTCCGCGCCCAGCACTTCCTCCACCTTCTTCGTCACTTCCGCCTTGATGGCGACATCCTCGAACACCGCCTCGATCACGAAGTCCGCCCCGGCCAGCGCCGCATAGTCGGTGGTCGGCGTCACGCGGGCCAGCGTCTCCACCATCTTCTCCGGCGTCAGACCCTTGCCCAGCCGCTTCTTCAGTACCTCCTCGACATGGGCCTTGCCCTTTTCGGCATAGGCCTGGTCGCGGTCGAACAGCACGACCTCCATGCCCGCCTGCGCGGCCACGGTCGCGATGCCCGCGCCCATCATGCCCGCGCCCAGCATGGCCAGCTTCTTCGTCGGGGCCTTGGGCTGGTCCTTGGGCCGCCGCGCCCCGCGCTCGGCCGCCTGCTTGTTGACGAACAGGCTGCGGACCATGTTCGCCGCCTGCGGGTCGGCCGCGACCTTGGCGAAATATTTGCTCTCGATCCGGACGGCGCGATCCATGGGCAGGGTGATGCCTTCATAGACGGCGGACAGCAGCGCAATCGGCGCGTTCATGTTGCGCTGGGTCTGCTTCAGCGTCATCGGCAGCGCGCCCGCCATGGTCTGCGCGAAGCCGGGGTTGAACCCGCCCGCGCCGCCCGGCACCTTGAATCCCTTGACGTCCCACGGCTGCACGGAGGCGTTGGGGTTGGCCTTCACCCAGTCCTTCGCCTTTTCGACCGCCATGCCCTGCGGCACGACCTCATCGACGACCTTCATCATCGCCGCTTCGGCGGGACGGAACAGCTTGCCCTGCAACATGTACATCAGCGACGCCTGCACGCCCATGATGCGCGGCAGGCGCTGCGACCCGCCGCCGCCGGGGAACAGGCCGATCAATATTTCCGGCAGGCCAAGCTGCGTCTTCGGGCTGTCGCCCACCACGCGGCGGTGACAGGCCAGCGCCAGTTCGAACCCGCCGCCGACGCAGGTGCCCTCTATGGCGCAGGCGACCGGCTTGCCGCATGTCTCCAGCCGCCGGAGCAACTGGTTCAGCACGAAGACCTTGTCGAAGATCGCGGCGGGGGAGGGGCGCTTCCCGCTCTCGCCGCCCAGCATCGACCCGAAATATTTCAGGTCCATGCCCGCCATGAACCCGCTGTCCTTGCCCGACGCGATCACCGCGCCCCTGATCGCCTCCTCGGACGCGATGCGCGTGATCGCCGCGTCCAGATCGGCCATGAAATCCGGGCCGATGACGTTCATGGACTGGCCGGGAACGTCGATGGTCAGCGTGGCGATGCCGTCGCCGTCTATGTCGAAATTGATGCTCTGCATTTTGGGCAACCTTTCCTGCCGCCGTTCGTGCTGAGTAGGGGCTGAGCTTGTCGAAGACCCGTATCGAAGCATTGATCCTTCGATACGCCATTTCGACTTCGCTCAATGGCTACTCAGGACGAACGGCTCCAATGTTCAAACCCGCTCGATGATGATCCCGGTGCCCATGCCCGCGCCGACGCACAGGTTGATGAGCGCGGTGCCCTTGCCGGACCGTTCCAGCTCGTCCAGCGCGGTGCCCAGCACCATCGCCCCGGTCGCGCCCAGCGGATGGCCCATGGCGATCGCGCCGCCATTGACGTTGATCCTGTCATGGTCGAGATCCATCGCCTGTATGTAGCGCAGCACGACGCTGGCGAAGGCCTCGTTCAATTCCCAGATGTCGATGTCGGACTTGCTCATGCCCGCCCGCTTCAACAGCTTGTCGGCGACATATTCCGGCCCGGTCAGCATGATCAGCGGCTCCGACCCGATGGAGGCCATGGCCTTGATCCGCGCGCGGGGCGTGAGGCCGTATTTCTCGCCCATCGCCTTGTTGCCGACCAGCACGGCGGCCGCGCCGTCGACGATGCCGCTGCTGTTTCCGGCATGGTGGACGTGATTGACCTTCTCCAGTTCCGGATAGCGGAGCAGGGCGACGGCGTCGAAGCCCGGCATTTCCTCGCCCATCGCGGCGAAGCTGGGTTTCAGGGAGGCCAGCGACTGCATCGTCGCGTCGGGCCGCATATGTTCGTCATGGTCCAGGACGACCTGGCCGATGAGGTCCTTCACCGGAACGATCGACCTGCCGAAGCGCCCTTCGTCCCACGCCCGCTTGGCCCGCTTCTGGCTTTCGACGGCATAGGCGTCGACATCGTCGCGGCTGATCCCGAACTTGGTCGCGATCACGTCGGCGCCGATGCCCTGCGGCGCGAAATAGGTCTTGTAGGCCACCGCCGGATCCATCGCCCAGGCGCCGCCGTCGGAAGCCATCGGCACGCGGCTCATCGACTCGACGCCGCCGCCGATGGCAAGGCCCGCTTCGCCCGAATAGACCTTCGCGGCCGCCATGTTCACGGCCTCCAGGCCCGAAGCGCAGAAGCGGTTGATCTGCACCCCCGGCACGGTCTGGTCATAATCGGCGTTCAACACCGCGACGCGCGCGATGTCCGCGCCCTGTTCCCCGACCGGACTGACGCAGCCCAGGATCACGTCGTCGACATCGGCGGTGTCGATCTCCGTCCGGTCCCGCACCGCTTCCAGCACCTGCGTCGCCAGTTGGATGGGGGTGATTTCGTGCAGCGAGCCGTCGGCCTTGCCCCGGCCCCGGGGTGTCCTGACGGCATCGTAGATATAGGCTTCCATGGCTGTCCATTCCTCTCCGTTGGGGGCGCCGGATGATCGCTGCAAATGTATTTACGTTTACGTAAAGTGCAAGTCTCAATCGTCAAACCGCCGAGCCGTAACGTCATCCCGACGCATGCCTCCATTCCCTCTGGCATTCCGTCTGGCTTCCCGGACGATTCCCGTCCTTCCATGATTCGCGGATTTGACCCGACCGCCTTATTCCGCTTGATGGGGAGCGTGTCTGAGTCGGACCCCACCGAAGCGCCGTCGCCCCTGTCGATCCCGATCTTCCGCGCGATCTGGTGGGCCAGCCTCGCCTCCAATTTCGGCGGGCTGATCCAGTCCGTGGGCGCACAGTGGATGATGACCTCGCTTTCCGCCTCGCCCCAGATGATCGCGCTGGTTCCGGCGGCGACGACCCTGCCGATCATGCTGCTGTCGCTCTGGGCAGGCGCGGTGGCGGACAATAGCGACCGGCGATTGGTGATGCTGGCCTGCCAATTGTTCATGCTCGTCGTTTCCGCCCTGCTGGCGCTGTTCGCCTGGATGGGGTGGGTGACGCCCTGGGCCTTGCTGGGCTTCACCTTCCTGGTGGGATGCGCCACCGCGATCAACGGTCCGGCCTGGCAGGCGGCGGTGGGGGATATGGTGCCCAGGGCGGCCTTGCCCCATGCCGTCTCGCTCAATTCCATGGGCTTCAACATGGCGCGCAGCATTGGCCCGGCGCTGGGCGGCGTCATCGTCGCGGCGGCCGGCGCGGCGGCGGCCTTCCTGGTCAACGCCGTCAGCTATGTGGGCCTGGTCGCGGTGCTCGCCCGCTGGCGTCCGGAACTGCCGCCCCAGTTGCTCCCGCGCGAACGCATCGGCCACGCGATGCGCGCGGGTGTCCGCTATGTCGCGATGTCGCCGCACATCCAGGTCGTGCTGTTGCGAAGCGCGGCGTTCGGCATCGGGGCGAGCGCCGTTTCGGCGATGATGCCGCTGGTGGCGCGCGACCTGCTGGGCGGGGGCGCGTTGACCTTCGGCGCGCTCAGCGGCGCCTTCGGCATCGGCGCGGTGCTGGGGGCGCTGTCGACGGGGCAGTTGCGCCGCCGTTTCGCGGTGGAGGCCATCGTGCGCTCGGCCGCCCTGGCGCTTGCGGCCGGGACGGTGCTGATGGCGGTCAGCGACTGGCTGATCGTGGCGTTGGCCGGGCTGCTGCTGGCCGGCGCGGGCTGGGTGATCGCGCTTTCCACCTTCAACGTGTCGGTCCAGATGTCCGCGCCCCGCTGGGTCGTGGCCCGGGCCGTCGCCCTGTACCAGATGGTCGCCTTCGGCGGCATGGCGGGGGGCGCATGGCTGTTCGGCACCCTGGCGGAGGATCATGGCGTCCTGGTCGCCCTCTATGGCGCGGCGGCCGTCCAGTTCGCTTCGGCGCTGATCGGCTATGTGCGTCCGCTGGTGCAGACGGGGGAACAGAATCTCGATCTTCAAAATCTGTGGCGGGAACCGCAGACGACCGTGCCGATCGAGCCTCGCAGCGGCCCCGTGGTCGTCACCATCGAATATCGCATAGCCCCCGGATCGGTCGTCCCCTTCCTCGCGGCGATGAGCGAACGCCGCCGCATCCGCCGCCGCGACGGCGCCCAGGGCTGGTCGCTGCTGCGCGACCTCAGCGATCCGGAGCTGTGGGTGGAGCGCTATCATGTGTCGACCTGGCTCGACTATGTCCGCCACAACAGCCGGCGGACCGTTGCCGACATGGCGAACAGCAAGGCGATCCACGCTTTGCACGGCGGCCCCGATCCGCCCGTCGTCCATCGCATGCTGGAGCGTCAGACGGGTTCGCTGCCGCTGAGCCGTTCGGCCGATCCGCGGGAAATGGGCGATCCCATGACCGATCCCACCCGGTCGAGCTGATCGGCTATTCCGGCCGCCGTTCCGCCAGATCGTCGGGCGTGTCGATGTCGCGCAGGCTGGCGCCCATGGTTTCGATCTGCACGCCATGGCTGAGCAGCGCCCGCGCTCCCTGGTCCCCGCGCAGCGCCAGAAGCTCGGGAAAATGCTTCCGTCCGATGAAGGCGGGGGGCGATGCGGAAAAGCCGTCGGTGCTGGCCACGACGGAACGGATGTCCTCCGCCGCCAGGCATATGCGGTTGTAATGTGTCTGCGGCACGTCCGGCATGTCAGCCAGGCAGATCAATATGCCGCGGCATTTCCGCATCGGCATGACATGTTCGACGGCGCGGATGATGCTGCCCGATATGCCGTCCTCCGGGCGGTCGTTGACCAGGATCGAATAGCCGCGCCGCTCCAGCCGGCGATGCAGCACCGGCGCCTGGCCAATGGGACGCACCACCGCCACCAGCTCCGCGAAGATCATGGAGGCGATGGTTTCCAGCGCATGGACCGCGACGGGCTTGCCCCGCCATTCGGCCATCAGCTTGTCCTCCTCGCCGAAACGAGAGGAAGTGCCCGCTGCAAGGAGTACGGCGGCGATCTGTTCGGTCCGCATGGTTCCGCTATGATGATTTGAGGCGACCCGGTTGATCCGGTTTCCTCCGCATGTGCCACCGCCGGCATGTTCTGTCCAGCGGGGCGAAGGGGCTGGCGTTCCGGCCGATCTGACGCCATATGCCCGGAAGCAACAAAGGAGTGGTGACGTCCATGGAATATGATCCCGATGCCGAAACAGCGGGCGAGTCGATCAAGATTCCTGTTCCGGCGGACGTGGCCGAAGCGATCCGGACGCTGATCCGCTGGTCGGGCGACGATCCGGAACGGGAAGGGCTGGTCGAAACGCCCGAACGCGTGGCGCGGGCGTGGAAGGAATATTGCCGCGGCTATGACGACGATCCGGCCTATCATCTTTCGCGCATCTTTCACGAAGTCGGCGGCTATGACGACATCGTGCTGCTGAAGGACATTCCGTTCCAGTCGCATTGCGAACATCATATGGCGCCCATTGTGGGCGTGGTGCATATCGCCTATCTGCCCGGCCAATATGTCGTCGGCATATCGAAGCTGGCTCGCGTGCTGCATGCCTTCGCCCATCGGCTCCAGGTGCAGGAACGGCTGACTTCGGAGGTCGCCAATTGCATCTGGGAACATCTGAGGCCCCAGGGCGTCGCCGTCGTGGTGGAGGCGACCCATGGCTGCATGACCGGGCGCGGCGTGCGCACGCCCAATGTCGTCATGAAGACCAGCCGCATGCTCGGCGTCTTCCGCGACGATGAAAAGAGCCGCGAAGAAGTGCTGAAGCTGATAGCATCGTGAACGAAGAGGAAGTCCCCGCCTATCGGCCGCTTGGAGGCCCCCGGAAGCGCGAGGAGCAGGCGGGCGCGCGTCCGCTGGCGCAAAAGCGGCTGGCGCTGGTGACGGGCGGCCATCGGCGGCTGGGCGGCATCATCGCCGCCGCCTTTGCACGGGCCGGCTATTCGCTGGCGATCCATGGCAGCCACGATACCCGGCTCGATTCCCATCTGGCGCTGGCGCTGGAGGAGAATGCGACCGAATGGGAGGGCTTCACCGTCGATTTCAGCGATCCCGAAGGGGCGGAGGAACTGGTGGCGCTGGTGGCGGAACGCTTCGGCCGGCCGCCCGATGTCCTCGTCAACAGCGCGGCGATCTTCGGTCAGGATCGGCTTGACAGCGTCGGCGCCGACGACCTGATGCGCCATTATGCCGTCAATTGCGCCGCGCCAACGCTGCTGACCAAGGCGTTCGCCACCATTCCGGCCGGCACGGGGGATCGGTGCATCGTCAACATATTGGACCAGCGGATCGACCATCCCCATGGCGACCAACTGGCCTATACGCTCTCCAAAATGGCGCTGGCGGGGCTGACGCGGCTGTCCGCCTCCACCTTGGCGCCGCAGATCAGGGTCAATGCGGTCGCGCCCGGCCTCACCATCGCGACGCCCGACTATGACGACGGCCAGATGGAACGGCTGGCCGCGATGATGCCGCTGGCGCGTCTGCCGCAGGCTGAGCAGATCGTCGAAGCCGTGCTTTATCTGGCGGGCGCCGGTGCCGTGACCGGGCAGATCCTCTATATTGACGGCGGCGCGCATCTGCGCAGCTATGACCGGGACTTCATGCATCTGTGCCGATAGCGGCTGCGAAGATGCGGCTCCCAAGGGCTGGTCAAGGGCCGCCGCGCTGCATAGAGCGGATCGCCACGGATCAATGAAGGGAGACGGCAATGGCATATGAAACCCTCCTGGTGGAACAGCGCGATGCGGTGACGCTGGTTACGCTCAACCGTCCGCAGGCGCTGAATGCGCTGAACAGCCAGGTGCTGAAGGATCTGGGCGCGGCCTTCGCGGCCTATGATGCCGATCCGTCGCAGCGCTGCCTAGTCCTGACCGGCAGTGAAAAGGCGTTCGCGGCAGGCGCGGACATCAAGGAGATGGTGGAAAAGGAGGCGGCGGATTTCTTCCTGGAGGATTTCTTCTCCGGCTGGCAGAGCAAGGTCGTCGCCACCCGCAAGCCGTGGATCGCGGCGGTCGCCGGTTTCGCGCTGGGCGGCGGGTGCGAACTGGCGATGATGGCGGACTTCATCCTGGCGGCCGACACCGCGAAATTCGGCCAGCCCGAAATCAAGCTGGGCGTGGCGCCGGGCATGGGCGGATCGCAACGCCTGACCCGCGCCGTCGGCAAGGCGAAGGCGATGGAAATGTGCCTGACCGGCCG
This genomic interval carries:
- a CDS encoding MFS transporter codes for the protein MGSVSESDPTEAPSPLSIPIFRAIWWASLASNFGGLIQSVGAQWMMTSLSASPQMIALVPAATTLPIMLLSLWAGAVADNSDRRLVMLACQLFMLVVSALLALFAWMGWVTPWALLGFTFLVGCATAINGPAWQAAVGDMVPRAALPHAVSLNSMGFNMARSIGPALGGVIVAAAGAAAAFLVNAVSYVGLVAVLARWRPELPPQLLPRERIGHAMRAGVRYVAMSPHIQVVLLRSAAFGIGASAVSAMMPLVARDLLGGGALTFGALSGAFGIGAVLGALSTGQLRRRFAVEAIVRSAALALAAGTVLMAVSDWLIVALAGLLLAGAGWVIALSTFNVSVQMSAPRWVVARAVALYQMVAFGGMAGGAWLFGTLAEDHGVLVALYGAAAVQFASALIGYVRPLVQTGEQNLDLQNLWREPQTTVPIEPRSGPVVVTIEYRIAPGSVVPFLAAMSERRRIRRRDGAQGWSLLRDLSDPELWVERYHVSTWLDYVRHNSRRTVADMANSKAIHALHGGPDPPVVHRMLERQTGSLPLSRSADPREMGDPMTDPTRSS
- a CDS encoding nucleotidyltransferase family protein; its protein translation is MRTEQIAAVLLAAGTSSRFGEEDKLMAEWRGKPVAVHALETIASMIFAELVAVVRPIGQAPVLHRRLERRGYSILVNDRPEDGISGSIIRAVEHVMPMRKCRGILICLADMPDVPQTHYNRICLAAEDIRSVVASTDGFSASPPAFIGRKHFPELLALRGDQGARALLSHGVQIETMGASLRDIDTPDDLAERRPE
- a CDS encoding enoyl-CoA hydratase-related protein — translated: MAYETLLVEQRDAVTLVTLNRPQALNALNSQVLKDLGAAFAAYDADPSQRCLVLTGSEKAFAAGADIKEMVEKEAADFFLEDFFSGWQSKVVATRKPWIAAVAGFALGGGCELAMMADFILAADTAKFGQPEIKLGVAPGMGGSQRLTRAVGKAKAMEMCLTGRMMGAQEAESAGLVARIVPAADLLEDALKTAATIAGMPPMAAMVNKEMVNLAFETGLAQGILTERRLFQILTATEDKKEGMEAFVEKRAGVWKGR
- a CDS encoding SDR family oxidoreductase gives rise to the protein MNEEEVPAYRPLGGPRKREEQAGARPLAQKRLALVTGGHRRLGGIIAAAFARAGYSLAIHGSHDTRLDSHLALALEENATEWEGFTVDFSDPEGAEELVALVAERFGRPPDVLVNSAAIFGQDRLDSVGADDLMRHYAVNCAAPTLLTKAFATIPAGTGDRCIVNILDQRIDHPHGDQLAYTLSKMALAGLTRLSASTLAPQIRVNAVAPGLTIATPDYDDGQMERLAAMMPLARLPQAEQIVEAVLYLAGAGAVTGQILYIDGGAHLRSYDRDFMHLCR
- the folE gene encoding GTP cyclohydrolase I FolE, whose amino-acid sequence is MEYDPDAETAGESIKIPVPADVAEAIRTLIRWSGDDPEREGLVETPERVARAWKEYCRGYDDDPAYHLSRIFHEVGGYDDIVLLKDIPFQSHCEHHMAPIVGVVHIAYLPGQYVVGISKLARVLHAFAHRLQVQERLTSEVANCIWEHLRPQGVAVVVEATHGCMTGRGVRTPNVVMKTSRMLGVFRDDEKSREEVLKLIAS